A region from the Spea bombifrons isolate aSpeBom1 chromosome 7, aSpeBom1.2.pri, whole genome shotgun sequence genome encodes:
- the LOC128501770 gene encoding forkhead box protein J1.2-like has product MPVLSASHHHRNPAEGQFIREDDSLTNLQWLTDFSILSTDLSSIATTYPPPPRTSHGPCSPPAGDTATCQSSRPGKQRSVIGSSSWPSLPSSSPSPAQEVDYRTNPNVKPPYSYASLICMAMEASQQRKLTLSAIYNWITQNFCYYRHADPSWQNSIRHNLSLNKCFMKVPRGKDEPGKGGFWQMDPRYADMFVNGVLKKRRMPTSHHDPPRSSKVASHHPYQTVNCPNKHHLQQISCGYKQPRRHEKPSPVLPALRVQERQGDTLFASEDPLYGSNFDDLDLQTALISMWWEGDSAVSAMNSSMSVSHEMEAAQQEAPRMESSWFVQADNQPSWEEVNEEPVVEQWYSESGYTEDVLYECPPWERVDTLL; this is encoded by the exons ATGCCAGTGCTCTCTGCTTCCCACCATCACCGAAATCCTGCGGAAGGACAATTTATTCGGGAAGATGACAGCCTCACCAACCTCCAGTGGCTAACAGACTTCTCCATTCTAAGTACAGACTTGTCCTCCATCGCCACAACCTACCCTCCTCCCCCGCGTACTTCCCATGGTCCATGCAGTCCTCCAGCTGGTGATACAGCCACATGCCAGTCTTCCCGTCCCGGCAAACAGAGGTCTGTCATTGGGTCCAGCTCTTGGCCCTCTTTGCCTTCTTCGTCACCAAGTCCTGCCCAGGAAGTGGACTATAGAACCAACCCAAATGTCAAGCCACCCTACTCCTACGCCAGCCTCATCTGCATGGCCATGGAAGCCAGCCAACAGCGAAAGCTCACCCTATCCGCCATATACAACTGGATTACACAAAACTTCTGTTATTACCGACATGCGGACCCCAGCTGGCAG AATTCCATCCGCCATAACCTCTCCCTGAATAAATGCTTCATGAAGGTTCCTCGGGGAAAGGATGAACCTGGAAAGGGTGGATTCTGGCAGATGGATCCCCGTTACGCCGACATGTTTGTGAATGGGGTACTGAAGAAGCGACGGATGCCCACCTCTCACCATGATCCTCCAAGGAGCAGCAAAGTGGCATCCCACCACCCCTATCAGACAGTCAACTGCCCCAACAAGCACCACCTACAGCAGATCTCTTGTGGGTACAAACAGCCTCGCAGGCATGAGAAGCCAAGCCCCGTTTTACCAGCTCTAAGGGTCCAAGAACGACAAGGAGACACGCTCTTTGCATCTGAAGACCCTCTTTACGGCAGCAATTTTGACGACCTTGATCTTCAAACAGCCTTAATATCGATGTGGTGGGAGGGAGACAGCGCAGTTTCTGCTATGAACTCCTCTATGTCAGTCTCCCACGAGATGGAAGCAGCTCAGCAAGAGGCTCCAAGGATGGAAAGCTCTTGGTTTGTGCAGGCAGACAATCAGCCATCTTGGGAAGAAGTGAATGAAGAGCCAGTAGTAGAGCAATGGTACAGTGAAAGCGGCTACACTGAAGATGTACTCTACGAGTGCCCACCTTGGGAACGAGTCGATACTTTGCTATGA
- the NAA60 gene encoding N-alpha-acetyltransferase 60, which translates to MSEEDTTTALAETVLRFLCHDDIDTVKELCADWFPIEYPDSWYRDITSNKKFFSLAATYHGQIVGMIVAEIKSRTKVHKEDGDILASGFSGDTQVAYILSLGVVKDFRKQGIGSLLLESLKTHISSTAQDHCKALYLHVLTTNSSAIRFYENRHFHQHHYLPYYYSIRGVLQDAYTYVLYLNGGHPPWTVLDYLQHLGSALAGLSPCSLPQRIYRQAHTLLRSLLPWSGISAKSGIEYSRTM; encoded by the exons ATGAGCGAGGAGGATACCACCACTGCCCTCGCTGAAACCGTCCTACGTTTCCTCTGCCATGATGACATAGACACAGTGAAGGAGCTATGTGCCGATTGGTTTCCCATCGA GTACCCGGACTCCTGGTACAGGGACATCACATCCAACAAGAAATTCTTTTCCCTGGCTGCCACTTACCACGGGCAAATCGTGGGCATGATTGTGGCAGAAATAAAGAGCAGGACCAAAGTGCACAAAGAG GATGGGGACATCTTGGCATCCGGTTTCTCTGGGGACACGCAGGTGGCATACATCCTGAGCCTGGGAGTAGTGAAGGACTTCCGCAAACAAGGGATCG GTTCTCTGCTGTTGGAGAGTTTGAAGACCCACATCTCCAGCACAGCCCAGGATCATTGCAAGGCTCTCTACCTGCATGTCCTGACCACCAACAGCAGCGCCATCCGCTTCTATGAGAACCGCCACTTCCACCAGCACCACTACCTGCCCTACTACTACTCCATCCGCGGGGTCCTGCAGGACGCCTACACCTACGTGCTGTACCTCAACGGAGGGCACCCTCCTTGGACAGTCCT GGATTATCTGCAGCATTTGGGCTCTGCTCTGGCTGGTCTCAGTCCTTGTTCTCTGCCGCAAAGGATCTACCGTCAAGCTCACACTCTCCTGCGCAGCCTGCTGCCCTGGTCCGGCATCTCTGCCAAGAGTGGGATTGAGTACAGCCGCACGATGTGA
- the INTS15 gene encoding integrator complex subunit 15 produces MSDIRHSLLRRDALSAAKEVLYHLDIYFSSQLQNAPVPLVEKGPIELLEEFVFQVPKDRGSHPKRLSAIQELQLLEILCSYFQDQNKEPVRQVIFSSLFSPQGNKADDQRMVLLGKLTSMAVAVCKVPVLECAASWLQRTPAVYCVRLAKTLVDDYCGLVPGSIHTLKQIFNVSPRFCCQFITAVAALYDMSTEELLPPHELLEMIVSWIFEDPRLILITFLNTPITANLPLGFLDFSPLMGLIRWCVIAPLAYRRKQKAAGSGPMTETQNLYSKLHLSVLQGLMVLQTHLTEKSLYGRLGLLLFEQLVPLVDELGQLCEELNPLNAEKEMELALDRLAQALQVAMATGALLCARDDLRTLCGRLPHNNLLQLVISGPVQPPPAHPTLTQGFYPHIHTPPLGYPAMPAHAPLPAHAPLPAHSALPGHPVQTFMPGMTFPFRPMR; encoded by the exons ATGAGTGACATCCGCCATTCCCTCCTGCGCCGAGACGCTCTCAGTGCAGCCAAGGAAGTCCTGTACCACTTAGATATCTACTTTAGCAGCCAGCTGCAGAACGCCCCGGTGCCGCTGGTGGAGAAAGGGCCCATCGAGCTGCTAGAAGAATTTGTGTTTCAGGTTCCGAAAGATCGCGGCTCTCACCCCAAG CGTCTTAGTGCCATACAGGAGCTCCAGCTGCTGGAGATACTATGCAGCTACTTTCAGGACCAGAACAAGGAGCCAGTGCGGCAAGTTATCTTCTCTTCACTCTTCAGCCCGCAAGGCAACAAAGCGGATGACCAGCGGATGGTACTGCTGGGGAAGCTGACGTCCATGGCCGTCGCTGTGTGTAAGGTGCCTGTGCTGGAGTGTGCTGCCTCTTGGCTGCAG CGGACCCCGGCAGTGTACTGTGTACGTCTGGCCAAGACACTTGTAGATGATTATTGTGGTCTGGTCCCTGGCTCCATCCATACACTCAAACAGATCTTCAATGTCAGCCCTCGCTTCTGCTGCCAGTTCATCACCGCAGTGGCAGCTCTTTATGATATGTCCACAG AGGAGCTGCTTCCCCCTCACGAACTCCTAGAAATGATCGTCTCTTGGATTTTTGAGGACCCTCGACTTATCCTCATCACTTTCCTTAACACCCCTATAACTGCCAACCTTCCTCTTGGCTTCCTGGACTTCTCGCCTCTCATGGGTCTTATACGATGGTGCGTGATAGCCCCCCTGGCCTACAGGCGCAAGCAGAAAGCGGCGGGAAGCGGACCAATGACTGAGACTCAGAACCTGTACTCCAAGCTCCACCTGAGCGTGCTACAAGGTCTCATGGTTCTTCAGACCCACCTGACCGAGAAGAGCCTTTACGGGCGGCTGGGACTTCTCTTATTTGAGCAGCTCGTGCCTCTCGTGGATGAGCTGGGACAGCTTTGCGAAGAGCTTAACCCTTTGAACGCTGAGAAGGAAATGGAGTTGGCCCTGGATCGGCTGGCGCAAGCCCTGCAAGTGGCCATGGCTACTggggccttgctttgtgcacgcG ATGACCTGCGGACGCTTTGTGGCCGGCTTCCCCATAACAA CCTCCTGCAACTGGTGATCTCCGGTCCTGTACAGCCTCCTCCTGCTCACCCCACTTTGACCCAAGGATTTTACCCTCATATTCACACACCGCCCCTGGGCTACCCTGCCATGCCAGCTCATGCCCCACTGCCAGCTCATGCCCCACTACCAGCCCATTCAGCCCTACCAGGGCACCCTGTACAGACTTTCATGCCGGGAATGACCTTCCCTTTTCGACCGATGCGTTGA
- the DNASE1 gene encoding deoxyribonuclease-1, with protein MWCFAIGLTLALSLSEVSGLKIGAFNIQAFGDSKMKNPAVAPVLMKILPRYDIVLIQEVRDTDLSAVKMLMQKLNSLDSGSVFSYVISDTLGRDSYTEQYLFIYRNDKVSVRDSYHYHDHNMYTDEDTFSREPFVVMFHAPDTAIENFVLVPLHSAPKDAVREIDALYDVYEDVWNKWETDNIIFLGDFNAACNYVTSSDWERIRLWTDEAFSWLIEDSVDTTAGATNCAYDRIVVSGSEMQEAIVPNSAKVFNFQKKYKLTQEEALAVSDHYPVEVELKS; from the exons ATGTGGTGTTTTGCCATCGGGCTGACTCTGGCCCTGTCCCTGAGTGAGGTCTCGGGGCTGAAGATCGGAGCATTTAACATCCAAGCTTTCGGAGACTCGAAGATGAAAAATCCAGCGGTGGCTCCAGTTTTAATGAAG ATATTGCCGCGTTAtgatattgttttaattcaggaaGTCAGAGACACGGATCTAAGTGCGGTTAAAATGCTGATGCAGAAGCTCAACAG CCTGGACTCAGGATCCGTGTTTTCCTACGTGATCAGCGACACGCTGGGGCGAGACAGTTACACGGAACAATACCTATTTATATACAG GAATGACAAAGTATCCGTGCGTGACTCCTATCACTACCATGATCACAACATGTACACAGATGAGGACACCTTCAGCCGGGAACCGTTCGTGGTCATGTTCCACGCTCCAGACACAG CCATTGAAAACTTTGTGCTGGTCCCATTGCATTCTGCGCCAAAAGATGCCGTCCGTGAGATAGATGCGTTATACGACGTCTATGAAGATGTCTGGAACAAATGGGAGACAGAC AACATCATTTTCCTGGGAGATTTCAATGCTGCCTGCAACTACGTCACGTCCTCCGACTGGGAGCGTATCCGTCTCTGGACAGATGAGGCATTCTCCTGGCTAATTGAGGACTCCGTGGATACCACCGCGGGAGCCACTAACTGTGCATATGACAG GATTGTCGTGAGTGGTTCGGAAATGCAGGAGGCCATAGTGCCGAACTCTGCCAAAGTATTCAACTTCCAGAAGAAGTACAAACTGACACAGGAGGAA GCTTTAGCCGTCAGTGATCATTACCCCGTGGAGGTGGAACTGAAGTCCTAG
- the ECI1 gene encoding enoyl-CoA delta isomerase 1, mitochondrial has translation MAALALLRGSAPARLLSGCVRSALTGASWKDSGSRRHFSNDKILVELDEATGVALMKMKNPPVNSLSLDFLTEFSIGLEKLEMDRGCRGVILTSAVPKIFSAGLDITEMCGKSAEHYAAFWRAVQEMWLKLYGSNMVTIAAVNGSSPAGGCLMAMCCDYRIMVDNPKYAIGLNETQLGIVAPFWFKDTMTNLVGHRVTEQSLQLGQMYPAPEALRVGLVDQLVPEDKILSTASSVMTQWLSVPDHARQITKSMMRKQTIDKLVSQREADIKNFVGFVTKDSIQKSLQIYMEKLKQRKQ, from the exons ATGGCGGCGCTGGCTTTGCTGAGGGGTTCGGCTCCCGCCCGGCTCCTGTCAG GGTGTGTGCGCAGCGCCCTAACGGGGGCATCATGGAAGGATTCTGGCAGCCGGCGGCACTTCAGTAACGATAAGATTCTTGTGGAACTGGATGAAGCGACGG gagTGGCACTCATGAAAATGAAAAACCCTCCAGTGAACAGTCTCAGCCTGGACTTTCTGACAGAATTCTCCATCGGCTTGGAGAAGCTGGAGATGGACCGTGGCTGTCGGGGCGTCATACTGACCTCT GCTGTACCTAAAATTTTCTCTGCGGGGCTGGACATCACCGAGATGTGCGGAAAGAGCGCAGAACACTATGCGGCGTTCTGGAGAGCAGTGCAAGAGATGTGGTTGAAACTGTATGGATCCAACATGGTGACAATCGCGGCTGTCAAT GGGTCGAGTCCAGCCGGAGGATGTCTTATGGCAATGTGTTGTGACTACCGCATCATGGTGGACAATCCTAAATATGCCATCGGCCTCAATGAGACCCAACTGGGCATCGTTGCCCCATTCTG gTTTAAAGACACCATGACAAACCTAGTTGGTCATCGAGTGACTGAGCAATCCCTCCAGTTAGGACAGATGTACCCGGCTCCTGAGGCTCTAAGGGTTGGCCTTGTAGATCAGTTAGTGCCAGAAGATAAAATACTAAGCACGGCGTCTTCTGTTATGACTCAGTGGCTCTCAGTTCCAG ATCATGCCCGTCAGATCACCAAGTCCATGATGCGCAAGCAGACCATAGACAAGCTTGTAAGCCAACGGGAAGCTGATATCAAAAACTTTGTTGGTTTTGTCACTAAGGACTCCATCCAAAAATCCTTGCAGATCTACATGGAGAAACTGAAACAGAGGAAGCAGTAA